A stretch of DNA from Micromonospora peucetia:
AGTGCTCACGGCGGGCGGGGTGCAGACCTTCGTCAAGGCGCAGGGCCTGCTGCCGGGCGGCCGGTTCGTGCTGGCCGGGGGGCACCCGCTGCTGCTGGTCGTGGCCGCCCAACTGGTCCGGGCCGGTGCCCGGGTGGTCGAGGTCGCGCTGGTACAACGCCGCCGCGACCTGCTGCCCGGACCGGCCGGGCTGGCTGCCGTGGCGGGCGCGGGAGGCAAGATCGCCGAGGGCGTCGGCGCGTTGCGGGTCCTGCGGCGGGCGGGGGTACCGGTCCGGTTCGGCACGGTGGTCCGTCGCGCCACCGGCGACCCGGACCTGACCTCGGTGACCCTCGCCGAGGTGGGCCCCACCGGGCAGCCGGCGCCCGGGACCGACCGGGAGGTGCCCTGCGACGTGCTGGCGCTGGGGTACGGCTTCGTCCCCTCCGTCGAGCTGGCCCGGCAGGCGGGCTGCGCCGTGGACTGGGATTCCCCGGCGGGCGGCTGGGTGGTCCGGCACGACGAGTGGCTGCGTACCTCGGTGCCGCGGATCGCGGTGGCCGGCGAGCTGACCGGCGTCGCGGGCGCCGAGCAGGCGGCGGTCGAGGGCCGGCTCGCCGCCCTCGGCCTGCTGCGCGACCTGGGGCTGCTCGACGAGCACCGGGCCGCCGGGTTGGCCGGCCCGGTCCGCCGGGAGCTGCGCCACCGGCGACGTTTCGTCACGCGGGTGCTCGACCGGTTCGCGCCGGACCG
This window harbors:
- a CDS encoding NAD(P)/FAD-dependent oxidoreductase; this translates as MSAPDVVVVGAGPAGLAAAAILGRHGAAVTVVDEQEQPGGQIYRQPPAGFTPPAGSSSAGRALLAEATAAAGVRWLADTTVWGVLGTRAGLDGYAGDQPAPGRYRVATHGPAGVRLLEPRAVLLTAGAYDLPVPFPGWTLPGVLTAGGVQTFVKAQGLLPGGRFVLAGGHPLLLVVAAQLVRAGARVVEVALVQRRRDLLPGPAGLAAVAGAGGKIAEGVGALRVLRRAGVPVRFGTVVRRATGDPDLTSVTLAEVGPTGQPAPGTDREVPCDVLALGYGFVPSVELARQAGCAVDWDSPAGGWVVRHDEWLRTSVPRIAVAGELTGVAGAEQAAVEGRLAALGLLRDLGLLDEHRAAGLAGPVRRELRHRRRFVTRVLDRFAPDRAALGSLVTDDTVLCRCEEVRAGDVRRALRANPHLGTANAVKLVTRAGMGLCQGRSCQPGVCQLISDVTGRGPEQVGAFTAQAPVKPVPLRALAVGDEPPATD